CATGCAGACTCCAGCGGAGCAGCGATTGAACTTATCGGTGTTGGAGCATGCGAATGCCCAAATCGGGGAGTTCTATTCGAGTCAACTATATGGGTGTTTTGTTGGTTTTGGGGGTTTGCGGTGCGTGATTTGTTCGGGGACGATGTCCGTAAATGGACGAGCGCGTCCACGGATGTACAGGGTAGCCGGGTGGGCGTGTGGCTCAGGCTTTGATGGAGGGGGCGAGGTAGCCTTCGGTGGCGAGGTGTTGGCCCATTCTGGCGTACATCTCGGGGTCTTCGGGTTGCCAGGTGGCGAGGCCGTCGACGTAGCGGTTGAACATGCAGAAGGCTGCGGCGATGAGGACGGTGTCGTGGATTTCGAGGTCGGTTGCGCCTTGCTCGCGGGCGTTTGCTACGTCCTCGGAGGTGACGTGCTTGCCTCCTTGTTGGACCTTGCCTGCGATTGTCAGGAGGGTTTTTAGCTTTTCTGAGACGGGGGCTTGTTCGTAGTTTTGTCTTACCTGTTCGGTTAGCCCCCAATCGTTGTTGAGGTGCGCGGCGGCTGCTGAGGCGTGACTGGTCTGGCAGAAGTAGCAGTCGTTCTGGCTGGAGACGTAGGTTGCGATGAGTTCGCGCTCGCCGGGGGTGAGTGTGCTGGGCTCGTGGAGGAGGACGTGGGCGAGTTCGCGCATGGGCTTGGCGGTTTCGGGGCGATAGACGAATCCGCTGCTGATTCCGGCGAAGCCTTCGGGCAGTTTGATGTGGGGCATGAGTTCTTCTCCTTCGTGTGCGCTAGTGTGCGGCTTCGGCCGGTAGATATTCCTTGCTGACGTTGACGTATCCTTCGCGTGCGATCCACTTGCCGCGTTCGCGATACATGGCTTCGTCGCGTGGCTGGATGGTGGCGAGGCCGTCGACGTAGCGGTTGAACATGCAGAAGGCTGCGGCGATGAGGACGGTGTCGTGGATCTCGATGTCGGTTGCGCCCTGGGCCCGGGCGGCGGCTACGTCTTCGGTGGTGACGTGCTTGCCGCCGCGTTGTACTTTGCCTGCGATGACGAGGAGGGCCTTGAGTTTGTCGGAGATGGCGGCGTTGCTGAAGTCGTGCTTCACCTGTTTGACGAGTGCCTCGTCGCCGTTGAGGCTTGCGGCGGCTACGGCTCCGTGGATGGTTTGACAGTAGTAGCAGTCGTTCTCGGAGGAGACGTAGGTTGCGATGAGCTCACGCTCGCCTGGGGTGAGGGAGTTGGGGCCGTGGAGGAGGACTTCTACGAGATCGTTGAGCGGCCTTGCGGTGGCGGGGCGGAAGGCCATTGCGCCGCGGATGCCGGGGAGGCCTTCGGGGAGTTTGATGTGTGCCATAAGAGGTGATCCTTTCAGGATGCGATTTGCTGGGGAAGTGGGTTGGCGTTGACTTCTGTCTTCGAGAAGAAGAGACGGCGGACGGGGTCGCCGCAGAGCACGATGACTAAACCTATGAGCGCGGGGATGGGATCGTGCATGAGGATCATGAGGTTGATGATGGTGCAGCCGAGGAGGAAGACGATGGGTGCGGCGGGGAACCACCATCGGCGTACGGGTTGCGGCATGCGGAAGAGGGTGGTGACGGAGAGCGCGAGAAAGCAGACCGCGGAGAAGATGATGAAGGAGAGGATGCGGTTGAAGGCTCCGAAGCTGAGGACGAGGAGGGCCAGGGATGTTTGCAGGAGGACTGCGTTGGCGGGAGTTCCGAAGCGCGGGTGGAGCTTGCCGAATGGAGCGAAGAAGGCTCCGTCTTTTGCCATGGCGTAGTAGACGCGCGGGGCGGCCATGGTGAGCGCCATGAGTCCTCCGAGGACCGAGAGCAGGACGCAGGCGGAGAGGACTTTGCCTCCGATGGTGCCGAAGAGGGCTTCGCCGAATTGGGCTACGAATGCGGTGTTGGAGACGATCTTTTCAAGCGGGACGACCATGAGGAACGAACAGCTGACGAGGAGATAGACTGCGGTGACGAGAAGTACGCCTCCTGTGAAGGCGAGGGGCATGTTGCGGCGTGGGTTGCAGACTTCGCCGGCGATCTTGCCTGCCTCCCACCATCCGCCAAAGCTGAAGAAGGCGCTTACAGTGGCTCCGGCGATGGCGGCGAAGAGGGGTTCGGAGCCGGGGCGGCGGGCAGTCAGGGGCAAGAGGTTTGAGGCAGTGGCGTGGCCGGAGATCCATGCCCAGAGGACGAGGCATAGGAGGACGGCGATCTTGAGGAGGTTGGCGGTGGTCATTACGCGGCGGCTGAGGCGAGTGCCTATGTAGTTGAGGATTGCTAGGCCGATGAGGATTAGCGCGGGGATGATGATTTGCGCGCGTGGTGGAAGGCCGAAGAGGGAAAGGACATATGGGGCTGCGCCTACGGCGAGCGCGGCGGCGAGGCCGGGGTCCATGACTGCGGCGGACATCCAGCCGTAGAGAAATGCGAGGCGGGTGCCGTAGCCCTGGCGGAGGTAGACATACTCGCCGCCGGTGAGGGGATAGTTGATGGCGAGTTCGGAGTAGCAGAGCGCTCCGCACAGAGTGATGAGGCCCATGCCGCACCAGATGGAAGCGAGCAGGAGTGGGGAGCCTAGCGATCTTGCCATTGCGGCGGGGGTGAGGAAGATGCCGAGCGCGATCGATTCGCCCGTGACTACGGAGAGGGCGGCGGCTAAACCCATCTGGCGGCGTTGTTCCATCAGGGAGCCATCCTACGCGCCTGATTTGGAAACGCCATCCATCAAAGGGTGGAGATGAGTCGTCGCATTCAGTTACCAGATGATCGGAGCGCGGTTGCGAGGACGGAGATGCCGCGATTCTGTCGCAAGATCGAAAAGTGACTATTCGACAGTTTGATTGTGGACCTTTCCGATGATCCGTAGTTCTTCTAGTCTGAAGATGGAGGAAATAACGATGAAAGCAAGAGTGGAACCTCACAAGGCATCTCCCGCGGCGTATCGGGCAATGATGGGGCTGGAGACGTTTGTCAGTAAGTCGTCAAAGCTGGAGCCGTCGTTGCTGGAACTGGTGAAGATGCGGGCTTCGCAGATTAATAGGTGTGCATATTGTTTGGATATGCACTCGAAAGATGCGCGTGCAAAGGGGGAGAGCGAACAGCGGCTCTATGCTTTGAACGCCTGGCGGGAGACGCCGTTCTTTACGGATCGGGAGCAGGCTGCGTTGGCGTGGACCGAGGCGGTGACTCTGGTGAGTGCGGACCATGTTCCGGATGCCGTGTATGAGCATGCGAAGCAGCACTTTTCGGAGGAGGAGCTGGTGAACCTGACGACGGCTGTGATCGCGATCAATGGATGGAACAGGATTGCGATCTCGTTTCGGATGGTGCCGGGTGAGTACCAGCCGGCGGTGCTCAAGGCGGAAAAATAAGTGAAGAAGTCTTCGGGTGCTTGGCGAGGGCGCAACTGGAAGTGGATTGTCGACCTCGCTGGCTGGGGTGATTTGTTGACCGAGTTTTAATTGCGCTTTGGAACTTCGATTGGCTGGTGGACGTATCCGGGGGCATGAGTTTACTTGTGCGCTCAGTTCTGCTTTGTGCCGCGATGGGAGCCTGCTGGTACAAGTATGGGTATGGGCAGGATGGTGTGCCGACTCAGGCGGATGCTCAATCGACGATTCGAGTCTCGGCGAAGTTCGTAGTGCTTGACGCTGAGGTTGAGAACAAGAAGACAGGCAAATTGATCGGGACGTTGAAGTCTGATGACTTTGTGTTGTCGGAAGATGGAGTTCCGCAGCACATCACTTACTTCAGCCACGATCAACTGCCTCTGTCGGTGATCTTTCTGTTCGATCTGACTCAGTCGGTGCGTCCGGCTCTCGCATCGCTGGGCGGAGGCGCGAGGGAGGTGCTGGGTCATCTCAAACCGCAGGATGAGGTGGCTGTGATGGTCTTCTCGTCGCATACGGAGCTGCTGCAGAGTTTCACTACTGACCGTTCGCTGGCTGCGGATGCTATTGGAAAAGCCTCAAATATGAAGACCGGCGAGGGGACGTTCATTCACGAAAGCATGTATGAAGCCGTGGACCAGGCGATGAAGGCGACTACTCCGGGCAGCCGGAAGGTGTTGGTGTGGCTCACGGACGGAACCGCGAACTTTGAAAATTCGCATACGCGAAAGACTATGGGGAGGGAGGCTCCGGCGTATCTGCATACGAAGGAAGAGGCGACGGCGAGCCTGCTGCGGTCGGGGGTAGTGGTCTCGGCGCTCATCGACCGCACCGCGGAGACGGATGCTGTGATGGTCGCCGCAGATGTTAATCCGTTTGCGATGTTCTTTGGCGCGCGCATGGGGGATATCCGTAAGTATGCGGATCTGACGGGTGGGCCGGTTCTGAACACGAGCAAGAAGGAGGTTGCGGATCGGCTCGCCGAGTTGATCGATCAGCTTCGCGGACGGTATACGGTTGGATACAAGCCGACGAATGCAAAGCCGGAGGGAACGTTCTGCAAACTGGAGCTTCGGCTCAAGCCGGAGGCTTATGAAGGTCTTTTGGATAGGCAGGACGTTGTTGTGCGCACGAGGAACGGCTACTTTCGATAGCTTAGTAGCAGTTTGTATTGATGTGGAGGGTTAGAGGCAGAGACCAAATACAGGGATCCTTCCCCTTCGGCTACGCTCAGGGTCAGGATGACGGCCGTGTAGGATGATGCGCCCCTTTTGCACTGATCGGCCCATCCCGGTGAGTCGGGATGGGCCGATGTGGTCAAGATGCCGGCTAAACAGTTTGGGGAATGGGGGAGTCGTCTTCGCCACTGACGCTGACGCCCTGCTTGAGCTTGTTCTGAATGTTGCTCCAGACGGTGTCGCTTGGGTCCTGATCCTCTGTGGGTTCGAAGAGGCTGCGGGCCTGGTCGGCGATCGCTTCGAGGTCGCGAACGAGGGCGGCGCAGTCCGGATTGTTCCTGAGGAAGGTCTGAAGGCGGGGGTCGGTGCTGACGTGTCCGTCTCCGTTGGCGAAGAACTCAGGCAGATAAGTCTCGAAGTCAGCCGGAGTCATGGTGTCGAAGTCGAGAGATTGGAATTCAGTCATACCGCCACCTCCTTGAGGCCGTTTGGCTGGGCAGCAGGTTCAGGCTGGCGGAGGAGCTCACGGAGTTTGAGGCGGGCCTTGTGGAGCTGCGATTTGCTGTTGCCGGTGGAGCACTCGAGCATGGTGGCGATCTCGTTATGCTCGAAGCCTTCGACATCGTGAAGGACGAAGACCATGCGATAGCCGGGGGGTAGAGAGGCTACGGCACGCTCGAGGGCTACTCGGTCGACTGATCCGGTGAGGGCGAGGTCCCGGCTGCCGAAGTCGCGCTTAGGTGCGTCTTCTTCCGAAGGGTTGATGGTCTCTTCGAGGGAGACCAGGTTGAGACCTTTCTTGCGGAGATGCATGAGCACCAAGTTTACCGTAAGCCTGTGAAGCCAGGTGGAGAAGGCGGACTCTCCGCGGAAGCTGCCGATCTTGCGGAAGAGATGCAGGAAGGCCTCCTGGGTCATGTCTTCGGCTTCGGAGACGTTGCCGAGCATTCGCAGGCAGAGGGTGTAGACGCGGCGTTTGTGGAGGGCGTAGAGGCGGGAGAATGCTTCTGCATCTCCATTCTTCGCTGCTTCGATGGCTTCGGCTTCGCCTGCGATGGGCGGGTTGCGTTTGAAGACGCCAGGAGTAGGTGGTGTTGGTTGGGTCATTTGTAGGCCTTGGACGTCCATAGCTAGACTCCGGACTAAATTAATCATTCACCGTTAAGTTTTCGCCTGCATCGAGCCTACCGCAAACGGAGGAAATATTCTGTCGTAGATACGTTGGATGGATGACAGGCGGGAAGGGTTGTTTGTGGGGTGCACGCAGCGAATACGGGCGGACGGAGCAGGCAGAAGCAGCTTCTCCTCTACGGCGGCAGAGCGCCAACCGTTCGACTTCGCTCAAGATCAAAAGGACCGTGGTGTGGGAGGTGAAGGCAAACAAAAGCAAAGGCGAAATGCGGGGGTCCCTCCACTGCGCAACGGACGATAAAGCCGTCCGCTGCTTCGGTCGGGATGACGCTTCTTTTTGGCGGGTTGGAGGAGAATGACGACGGCAAGTGCAAGGGGCTGTGCTAATTCAGGAGCCGATGAAGCGGGCGTAGAGGGAGCGCGCGAGGGTGATATCGGTGGTGCCCTGGATGAGGGCGCGGCCGTCGGGAAAGAGAGTGAAGGTGTGTGGGCCGCGTTTGAAGCGGAGGAGAAGTTCATTGAAGCGCAGGTCGTGGATGTCGGCGTGAGGCGCGAGGCGGTTGTGCATGGCAGCGAAGTCTACGGGGCGGTGATGCTCGTGGATCTGGACTGAATTGCGGCCGCAGAGAGTGATGTGAGGGCGACCTTCGCCGGCGAGGTGGGTGAAGATGCGCTGGCCGCAGACGGTGCAGGAGGGATCGGGTTTGGTGGCGTTGATCTCGGTGCGCTCATTGGACCAGAGGTCGTGGGAGAGGAGAGTACGGCGCATCAGGTGGGGCTGGTTGGTGAGGAGCTTGAGGGCTTCGGTGGTTTGGATGGAGGCGGCGAGGTTGACGGCGGTGGAGAGGATGCCCGCGGTATCGCAGGTCTCGACCGGGCCGGTGGGGGGCTTGGGGAAGATGCAGGCCAGGCATGCGGTGGGGGTGTAACGTGCAGCGGTTCCGCCTGTGGACTCCGGCGTCTGCGGGAGGATGTTCATGGTGGCGGCGTAGGCGCCGATGGCGGCGGCGTAAATCCAAGGTTTGGATTGTTGGACGCAGTAGTCGTTGAGGAGGTAGCGGGTCTCGAAGTTGTCGGTGGCGTCGAGGATGAGATGGGCCGGGGCGAGGAGCTCGCGGATGTTGGCGGGGATGAGGTCGGCGATGTGAGAGTGGACGGTGACGTCGGAGTTGAAGAGGGCGATCTTGCGTCGGGCGGCCTCGGCTTTGGGGAGGGAGTCGCGTGCGTCGGCCTCGTCGAAGAGGATTTGGCGTTGGAGGTTGGAGGGCTCGACGAAGTCGCGGTCGATGAGGGTGAGGGTGCCGACGCCGGCGCGCGCCAGGAGGGAGGCGGTAGCGGCTCCGGTGGCTCCGATGCCGATGATGGCGACGTGGGCGGAGGCGAGGAGATGCTGGCCGGGGGCTCCTATGCCAGGGAAGAGAATTTGGCGGGAGTAACGGTCTGTATCGAGAATGACGGGATCTGTGGTGCGATTGGGATTGGCGTGGCTGGTGGTGCCAGTTTTAGTGGTCCTGGAGGATTGCGCGTCAGCGGGGGTGCCGATGTGGATGCTCGCGGTCGGTTCTTCGAAGGGGGGTGCCGGATGCTTTGACATGATGGGGTCACACCGTCTGAAAAAGGCGGTTGTTTCGTAGTATAGGGAAGGACGGATGTGCAGGGAACCGGCTGACGAGCTATTGGCTTTCGGCATCCTACGGGAGAACGAGTTTGCGGGCTGGATGCGGGCTTGCTGCACATCGTGAAAGACTTGCTGGGCTCCTCAAATTAGATAAGGAATGATGGGTGGTTTTTTGGGTCAGGTGCTTCGAGGTCGTGCGCGAATACCACGGTGGATGAGGTGCGAGTGTGTCGCTGCGGCGGTGTGGCTTGGTTTGTCGCTGATGGCGGGTGTGGCTTTCGGGCAGGAGGTGCCGGCGGCGTCGACTTCGGCGCGTACGCCGAGCCCGGTGCCGAGTGGAGCGACTCCGGCGCAGGGTCAGCAGACCAAACCGGTTGAGGACAAGCCGGATTCGGTTGACGAAAAGAATGTGGGACTGACGACTTCGGTTTGGCAGTGGAAGGGTCTCATCGTCGAGAAGATTTCATTTGAGGGTGTGACGTTCGATGCGACGGATACGCTGCCGAAGGAGTTGACGCAGAAGGTTGGCGTGCCGCTGGATCCGGAGGAGGTGCGGGCGAGTCTGCGTCGGCTGTTTGCGAGCGGGCGGTATCGGGATATTTCGGTTCGAGGGATCCGGCAGGGCGACCAGGTGACGCTGATCTTTGCTGGTGCGGCGCGGTACTACGTGGGGCGGGTGACGATTGCGGGGGTGAAGAGCGAACGGCTGACTTCGCTGCTGGAGTTTGCCACGAAGCTTTCGCCGGGAACTGCGTTTACCGATTCACAGATACCGGCGGGGACGGTGGGGATTAAGGAGATTCTGCAACAGCAGGGGTACTACGAACCAACGGTGGCGGTGAAGTCCGAGACCGATGAAGCGGGCGATCAGGTGAATGTAACTTATACGGTTGCAATTGGACCGCAGGCGAGAGTCGGACAGATAAAACTGGTGGGTGACGATACGGGGTTAACGCCGGAGGAGTTTCGCAAGAAGTCGAAGCTGAAGGAGAACAGCAAGGTGGGGCGGGATACGACGAGCAACGCGCTCGATCGATTGCGGAAGCTCTATCAGAAGAAGAACCGGCTTGAGGCGACGGTGTCGCTGCAGAAGCAGACGTACGACGATGCGCGGGACAAGGTGGATTACGAGTTCCATGCGAGCCAGGGACCGGAGGTGATGGTGTCGGTGGAGGGGGCGAAGATTTCGACGGGTCGCCTGCATCTCCTGGTCCCCATCTTCGAGGAAGGCACGATTGATAACGACCTGCTGAACGAAGGTGTCTTCAACATTCGGGACTACGAACAGCAGCAGGGGTACTTCGACTCGAAGGTGGATGTGAGGGTGGTGGGGAACGGTGCGACGGCGGAGCAGGTGGTGTTTACTGTGGATCGCGGGGTGAAGCACAAGGTCGTGGCGGTGGATTTGAAGGGCAATAAATACTTCACAGATGATCTGCTGCGGGAGCGGATGCGGGTGCAGAAGTCGAATGCGTATCAGCGAAGCGGGAGGTACAGTCCGGCGCTGGTGTCGGGCGATGTGAGTGCGATCCAGGCACTCTATCGTGCGAATGGCTTTGATCAAGCCAAGGTGACGACGGATGTGAAGGATGTTACGACGGCGAAGAATGGAAAGGCTATGAAGGTGGGGGAGATTGCGGTGACCTTCACCATCGTCGAGGGGCCGCAGCAGAAGTTTGGCAAGGTGGACCTGACGGGAGTAAATGCGAGCCGCGTGCCGGATGTGCGGGGACTGATGAATACGCAGGCAGGCCAGCCGTTTTCGTTGGTAACGCTCTCTGGCGATCGAGACACGGTGCTGCAGTATTACCTGGCGCATGGGTTCGACCAGGTGAAGGTGGAGATCAGGCAGACGAAGGAGGGGGCGGACGCGGATAAGACGAATGTGTCGCTGAACGTAACCGAGGGGCAGCAGGTGTTCGTCAACCGCGTGCTGTTATCGGGAGTGGAGAAGACGAGGCCGAGCGTTGTGGCATCGCAGATTCTGGTGCATCCGGGGGATCCGCTGGACCAGACGGCGCTGCTCCAGACGCAGAGGAATCTGTATAACATTGCGCTGTTCAATGAGGTTGTGGCGGCGGTACAGAATCCTGCGGGAGACGCACCTCAGAAAAATGTGGTGCTGCAGTTGACGGAGGCGA
This Tunturibacter gelidoferens DNA region includes the following protein-coding sequences:
- a CDS encoding carboxymuconolactone decarboxylase family protein, with product MPHIKLPEGFAGISSGFVYRPETAKPMRELAHVLLHEPSTLTPGERELIATYVSSQNDCYFCQTSHASAAAAHLNNDWGLTEQVRQNYEQAPVSEKLKTLLTIAGKVQQGGKHVTSEDVANAREQGATDLEIHDTVLIAAAFCMFNRYVDGLATWQPEDPEMYARMGQHLATEGYLAPSIKA
- a CDS encoding carboxymuconolactone decarboxylase family protein, which encodes MAHIKLPEGLPGIRGAMAFRPATARPLNDLVEVLLHGPNSLTPGERELIATYVSSENDCYYCQTIHGAVAAASLNGDEALVKQVKHDFSNAAISDKLKALLVIAGKVQRGGKHVTTEDVAAARAQGATDIEIHDTVLIAAAFCMFNRYVDGLATIQPRDEAMYRERGKWIAREGYVNVSKEYLPAEAAH
- a CDS encoding APC family permease, with the translated sequence MEQRRQMGLAAALSVVTGESIALGIFLTPAAMARSLGSPLLLASIWCGMGLITLCGALCYSELAINYPLTGGEYVYLRQGYGTRLAFLYGWMSAAVMDPGLAAALAVGAAPYVLSLFGLPPRAQIIIPALILIGLAILNYIGTRLSRRVMTTANLLKIAVLLCLVLWAWISGHATASNLLPLTARRPGSEPLFAAIAGATVSAFFSFGGWWEAGKIAGEVCNPRRNMPLAFTGGVLLVTAVYLLVSCSFLMVVPLEKIVSNTAFVAQFGEALFGTIGGKVLSACVLLSVLGGLMALTMAAPRVYYAMAKDGAFFAPFGKLHPRFGTPANAVLLQTSLALLVLSFGAFNRILSFIIFSAVCFLALSVTTLFRMPQPVRRWWFPAAPIVFLLGCTIINLMILMHDPIPALIGLVIVLCGDPVRRLFFSKTEVNANPLPQQIAS
- a CDS encoding carboxymuconolactone decarboxylase family protein; this encodes MKARVEPHKASPAAYRAMMGLETFVSKSSKLEPSLLELVKMRASQINRCAYCLDMHSKDARAKGESEQRLYALNAWRETPFFTDREQAALAWTEAVTLVSADHVPDAVYEHAKQHFSEEELVNLTTAVIAINGWNRIAISFRMVPGEYQPAVLKAEK
- a CDS encoding VWA domain-containing protein, producing the protein MSLLVRSVLLCAAMGACWYKYGYGQDGVPTQADAQSTIRVSAKFVVLDAEVENKKTGKLIGTLKSDDFVLSEDGVPQHITYFSHDQLPLSVIFLFDLTQSVRPALASLGGGAREVLGHLKPQDEVAVMVFSSHTELLQSFTTDRSLAADAIGKASNMKTGEGTFIHESMYEAVDQAMKATTPGSRKVLVWLTDGTANFENSHTRKTMGREAPAYLHTKEEATASLLRSGVVVSALIDRTAETDAVMVAADVNPFAMFFGARMGDIRKYADLTGGPVLNTSKKEVADRLAELIDQLRGRYTVGYKPTNAKPEGTFCKLELRLKPEAYEGLLDRQDVVVRTRNGYFR
- a CDS encoding RNA polymerase sigma factor; the encoded protein is MDVQGLQMTQPTPPTPGVFKRNPPIAGEAEAIEAAKNGDAEAFSRLYALHKRRVYTLCLRMLGNVSEAEDMTQEAFLHLFRKIGSFRGESAFSTWLHRLTVNLVLMHLRKKGLNLVSLEETINPSEEDAPKRDFGSRDLALTGSVDRVALERAVASLPPGYRMVFVLHDVEGFEHNEIATMLECSTGNSKSQLHKARLKLRELLRQPEPAAQPNGLKEVAV
- a CDS encoding ThiF family adenylyltransferase, with the protein product MMSKHPAPPFEEPTASIHIGTPADAQSSRTTKTGTTSHANPNRTTDPVILDTDRYSRQILFPGIGAPGQHLLASAHVAIIGIGATGAATASLLARAGVGTLTLIDRDFVEPSNLQRQILFDEADARDSLPKAEAARRKIALFNSDVTVHSHIADLIPANIRELLAPAHLILDATDNFETRYLLNDYCVQQSKPWIYAAAIGAYAATMNILPQTPESTGGTAARYTPTACLACIFPKPPTGPVETCDTAGILSTAVNLAASIQTTEALKLLTNQPHLMRRTLLSHDLWSNERTEINATKPDPSCTVCGQRIFTHLAGEGRPHITLCGRNSVQIHEHHRPVDFAAMHNRLAPHADIHDLRFNELLLRFKRGPHTFTLFPDGRALIQGTTDITLARSLYARFIGS
- a CDS encoding POTRA domain-containing protein — its product is MRCECVAAAVWLGLSLMAGVAFGQEVPAASTSARTPSPVPSGATPAQGQQTKPVEDKPDSVDEKNVGLTTSVWQWKGLIVEKISFEGVTFDATDTLPKELTQKVGVPLDPEEVRASLRRLFASGRYRDISVRGIRQGDQVTLIFAGAARYYVGRVTIAGVKSERLTSLLEFATKLSPGTAFTDSQIPAGTVGIKEILQQQGYYEPTVAVKSETDEAGDQVNVTYTVAIGPQARVGQIKLVGDDTGLTPEEFRKKSKLKENSKVGRDTTSNALDRLRKLYQKKNRLEATVSLQKQTYDDARDKVDYEFHASQGPEVMVSVEGAKISTGRLHLLVPIFEEGTIDNDLLNEGVFNIRDYEQQQGYFDSKVDVRVVGNGATAEQVVFTVDRGVKHKVVAVDLKGNKYFTDDLLRERMRVQKSNAYQRSGRYSPALVSGDVSAIQALYRANGFDQAKVTTDVKDVTTAKNGKAMKVGEIAVTFTIVEGPQQKFGKVDLTGVNASRVPDVRGLMNTQAGQPFSLVTLSGDRDTVLQYYLAHGFDQVKVEIRQTKEGADADKTNVSLNVTEGQQVFVNRVLLSGVEKTRPSVVASQILVHPGDPLDQTALLQTQRNLYNIALFNEVVAAVQNPAGDAPQKNVVLQLTEAKRWNVTYGFGFEAQTGTPQQGMISEASCIQLMLNPCNQLTQEGRAGVSPRVSLDVSRINLRGSEDSLTLHTSYGLLEQVAILTLQNPHLHGSKNFSAAISGGYSNIQDITTFQASTLQGDFRITEKLRRRDTFIYDFLYRRVAVNPNTLQVSADLIPLLSQPVRVGGPSITWFHDTRSPGPLDAVKGQYSTVQGFVASSKFGSQTDFWKLDGTNSTYYQFGKLKYVFARETRIGYEQATGKNPNVGNEACAGVLLTTNPSCNSIPLPERLYAGGANSHRGFPINGAGPRDLQTGFPVGGSAAFVNTLELRLPPQTLPLVGNSVNFVIFHDMGNVFQNANEMFPSFTRFHQPDKQTCANVSGSIGTCNFNYFSHAVGLGARYRTPVGPIRVDFSYNLNPPVYPIIYDFNNSPPHEGQASHFNFFFSIGESF